The following proteins come from a genomic window of Larimichthys crocea isolate SSNF chromosome XV, L_crocea_2.0, whole genome shotgun sequence:
- the dnase1l1 gene encoding deoxyribonuclease-1-like 1 — protein sequence MRSSSLLLLSFLVGVCDVQGASGFRICAFNLQHFGDSKSKKSTVMHTLTRIITRCDVCLLQEVRDSKGKALPQLLTNLNRYDNEHVYEAVASERLGRTESYQEQYVFVYRTGTVTVTGQYQYPDDKPGDVDAFAREPFVVRFKAPKTAIKEFVLIPQHTTPTNTTKELDALYDVLQHVKKMWKTENVMLLGDFNADCGYLAKKNRKNVRLITEKDLIWLIPDKTDTTVRSSTSCTYDRIVVNGESFARAVVPLSAKPFNFQKEYRLTEEQALEVSDHYPVEVLLKVRSSSNSGASLSLPGTKEIANQRTKFFSLFVLSHLVLQMLTC from the exons ATGAGGTCCTCTTCCCTGCTCCTGCTCTCCTTCCtcgtgggtgtgtgtgatgttcaaGGGGCGTCAGGTTTTAGGATCTGCGCCTTCAACCTCCAGCACTTTGGAGACTCTAAGAGCAAGAAAAGCACTGTCATGCACACTCTTACCAGG ATCATCACTCGCTGTGACGTGTGCTTGCTTCAGGAGGTGAGAGACAGTAAAGGGAAAGCTTTACCACAGCTGCTCACCAACCTCAACAG GTATGACAATGAACATGTGTATGAAGCTGTGGCCAGTGAGAGACTGGGCAGGACTGAATCATACCAGGagcagtatgtgtttgtgtacag GACCGGTACAGTGACTGTCACCGGCCAGTACCAGTACCCAGATGATAAACCAGGAGACGTCGATGCCTTCGCCAGAGAGCCTTTTGTGGTCCGCTTCAAAGCCCCCAAGACAG CTATAAAGGAGTTTGTCCTCATACCTCAGCACACCACTCCAACCAACACCACCAAGGAACTTGATGCACTGTACGATGTTTTGCAACATGTGAAGAAGATGTGGAAAACTGAG AATGTGATGCTTCTTGGCGATTTCAACGCTGACTGCGGCTACCTTGCTAAGAAGAACAGGAAGAATGTGCGCCTGATCACGGAGAAGGACCTCATCTGGCTCATTCCAGATAAGACTGACACGACTGTGCGATCATCCACCTCCTGCACCTACGACAG GATTGTCGTTAATGGGGAAAGTTTTGCCCGAGCAGTCGTGCCTTTATCAGCCAAACCATTTAACTTCCAGAAGGAGTACAGACTCACAGAGGAGCAG GCACTTGAGGTTAGTGACCATTACCCGGTGGAGGTCCTGCTGAAGGTCAGATCTTCTTCCAATAGTGGCGCTTCTTTGTCGTTACCTGGAACAAAAGAGATTGCAAATCAGAGAACAaagttcttttctttgtttgttctcAGTCATCTTGTCTtacaaatgttaacatgctag
- the rpl10 gene encoding large ribosomal subunit protein uL16 isoform X1, producing the protein MGRRPARCYRYCKNKPYPKSRFCRGVPDPKIRIFDLGRKKAKVDEFPLCGHMVSDEYEQLSSEALEAARICANKYMVKTCGKDGFHIRMRLHPFHVIRINKMLSCAGADRLQTGMRGAFGKPQGTVARVHIGQVIMSVRTKAQNKEHVVEALRRAKFKFPGRQKIHISKKYGFTKFNACDFDDMMAEKRLIPDGCGVKYIPSRGPLSRWKALHAV; encoded by the exons ATGGGCCGCCGACCAGCCCGCTG CTACCGCTACTGCAAGAACAAGCCCTACCCCAAGTCCCGCTTCTGCAGGGGTGTGCCTG ATCCCAAGATCAGGATCTTCGACTTGGGCAGGAAGAAGGCCAAGGTAGATGAGTTCCCTCTGTGTGGCCACATGGTCTCTGATGAGTACGAGCAGCTGTCTTCAGAAG CTCTGGAGGCTGCCCGTATCTGTGCTAACAAGTACATGGTGAAGACCTGCGGTAAGGACGGTTTCCACATCCGTATGCGTCTGCATCCCTTCCACGTCATCCGCATCAACAAAATGTTATCCTGTGCTGGAGCTGATAG GCTCCAGACTGGAATGCGTGGTGCTTTTGGTAAACCCCAGGGCACCGTGGCCCGTGTGCACATTGGTCAGGTGATCATGTCGGTCCGTACCAAGGCCCAGAACAAGGAGCACGTGGTCGAGGCTCTGCGTAGAGCCAAGTTCAAGTTCCCTGGACGCCAGAAG ATCCATATTTCCAAGAAGTATGGCTTCACCAAGTTCAACGCCTGCGATTTCGATGACATGATGGCCGAGAAGCGTCTGATTCCAGACGGCTGTGGCGTGAAGTACATCCCCAGCAGAGGCCCTCTGTCCCGCTGGAAGGCTCTGCATGCCGTCTAG
- the rpl10 gene encoding large ribosomal subunit protein uL16 (The RefSeq protein has 2 substitutions compared to this genomic sequence), producing the protein MGRRLARCYRYCKNKPYPKSRFCRGVPDPKIRIFDLGRKKAKVDEFPLCGHMVSDEYEQLSSEALEAARICANKYMVKTCGKDGFHIRMRLHPFHVIRINKMLSCAGADRLQTGMRGAFGKPQGTVARVHIGQVIMSVRTKAQNKEHVVEALRRAKFKFPGRQKIHISKKYGFTKFNACDFNDMMAEKRLIPDGCGVKYIPSRGPLSRWKALHAV; encoded by the exons ATGGGCCGCCGACCAGCCCGCTG CTACCGCTACTGCAAGAACAAGCCCTACCCCAAGTCCCGCTTCTGCAGGGGTGTGCCTG ATCCCAAGATCAGGATCTTCGACTTGGGCAGGAAGAAGGCCAAGGTAGATGAGTTCCCTCTGTGTGGCCACATGGTCTCTGATGAGTACGAGCAGCTGTCTTCAGAAG CTCTGGAGGCTGCCCGTATCTGTGCTAACAAGTACATGGTGAAGACCTGCGGTAAGGACGGTTTCCACATCCGTATGCGTCTGCATCCCTTCCACGTCATCCGCATCAACAAAATGTTATCCTGTGCTGGAGCTGATAG GCTCCAGACTGGAATGCGTGGTGCTTTTGGTAAACCCCAGGGCACCGTGGCCCGTGTGCACATTGGTCAGGTGATCATGTCGGTCCGTACCAAGGCCCAGAACAAGGAGCACGTGGTCGAGGCTCTGCGTAGAGCCAAGTTCAAGTTCCCTGGACGCCAGAAG ATCCATATTTCCAAGAAGTATGGCTTCACCAAGTTCAACGCCTGCGATTTCGATGACATGATGGCCGAGAAGCGTCTGATTCCAGACGGCTGTGGCGTGAAGTACATCCCCAGCAGAGGCCCTCTGTCCCGCTGGAAGGCTCTGCATGCCGTCTAG